In a single window of the Anaerocolumna cellulosilytica genome:
- a CDS encoding S8 family peptidase → MTETERNRIISNDYADLILGYTGNIDLFQNFEDSITDIVNDTLAILHLPVENMTPDSISRFGYQAIPLLYGLLSSDNINPSQLTRLPPPFTSDYTGEGVLIGFIDTGIDYRHPAFLTAANQTRIVSIWDQTINTGSPPEGFNYGAEYSREQINLALANTDPYQIVPSIDNVGHGTMLAGMAAGSPSPETNFSSTSMDAELIVVKLKEAKTYLKDFFVITRASICYQENDIIMGIKYLNEVALRENKPLVICFGLGTNKSDHAGTRPMSRYLASVSRIYGRAVVVAAGNEGNRNCHYSGNLPPDLTFDEVSMQVGNGEVGFTIQFWGTSPNYFWVDLFAPNGDFLARVPPIHNNTTIIEYEDTAIVVDTILDTPYSTEQFIILRFQKPLPGIWRFYVFGAAGDLPMKFHMWLPLHQFITPETIFLHSDNNTTVTDPGNNEELICITAYDPRNNTLYYHAGLGFTVTNYPKPDLTAPGVNMVVPFPEGKYIISTGTSLSAAYAAGIIADLFQWGISEGNLTYMNNQLIKNVLTQSAIRRPELTYPNPEWGYGIIAPERITSALTRYIRF, encoded by the coding sequence ATGACTGAAACAGAACGTAATCGAATTATAAGCAATGATTATGCCGATCTGATTTTAGGATACACAGGAAATATCGATTTATTTCAAAACTTTGAAGACAGCATTACAGACATTGTAAATGATACTCTGGCAATCCTACATCTTCCCGTTGAAAATATGACCCCTGATAGTATCAGCAGATTTGGTTACCAAGCCATACCGCTCCTGTATGGCTTGCTTTCCTCCGATAATATAAATCCTTCCCAGCTTACCCGCCTGCCTCCTCCTTTCACTTCTGATTATACGGGGGAAGGCGTTTTAATTGGATTTATTGATACAGGGATTGATTACAGACATCCTGCTTTTTTAACGGCAGCAAATCAAACCCGTATTGTCTCTATCTGGGATCAAACCATTAACACCGGCAGCCCTCCCGAGGGTTTTAACTATGGAGCAGAATACAGCAGAGAACAGATTAATCTAGCTCTTGCAAACACTGATCCCTATCAGATAGTACCAAGCATAGATAATGTCGGTCATGGCACTATGCTTGCCGGTATGGCAGCCGGTTCTCCTTCTCCTGAAACGAATTTCAGCAGTACTTCAATGGATGCTGAGCTAATCGTAGTAAAATTAAAGGAAGCAAAAACCTATTTGAAGGATTTTTTTGTCATAACCAGAGCTTCTATCTGTTACCAGGAAAATGACATTATAATGGGAATAAAATACTTAAATGAAGTTGCCCTACGGGAGAACAAACCATTGGTTATCTGCTTTGGTCTTGGAACCAACAAAAGTGATCACGCCGGTACCCGACCTATGAGCCGTTATTTAGCATCTGTATCCAGAATATATGGCCGTGCCGTTGTTGTTGCTGCCGGTAATGAGGGCAATCGGAACTGCCATTATTCTGGAAACCTTCCCCCAGATCTTACTTTTGACGAAGTTTCTATGCAAGTGGGTAATGGTGAAGTAGGCTTTACTATACAATTTTGGGGTACTTCACCCAATTACTTCTGGGTGGACTTATTCGCCCCTAATGGCGACTTTTTGGCGAGGGTTCCGCCTATTCATAACAATACTACAATTATTGAATATGAGGACACCGCTATCGTAGTAGACACTATATTAGATACCCCTTATTCTACGGAACAGTTTATTATTTTAAGATTTCAGAAACCACTTCCTGGAATCTGGCGCTTTTATGTATTTGGTGCAGCAGGCGACTTGCCAATGAAGTTTCATATGTGGCTTCCTCTTCACCAATTCATTACCCCTGAGACAATATTTTTACATTCTGATAATAACACCACGGTTACGGATCCCGGAAATAATGAAGAGTTAATCTGTATAACTGCCTATGACCCCCGTAACAATACCCTTTATTATCACGCAGGTCTTGGATTTACCGTTACCAATTATCCAAAACCAGATCTTACTGCACCCGGAGTTAACATGGTTGTACCTTTTCCTGAAGGCAAGTATATTATCAGTACCGGCACCAGCCTTTCTGCTGCCTATGCTGCCGGTATTATAGCTGATCTTTTTCAATGGGGTATTTCGGAAGGAAATCTCACTTATATGAATAACCAGTTAATAAAAAATGTTTTGACTCAAAGTGCTATAAGAAGACCCGAACTAACGTATCCAAATCCCGAATGGGGCTATGGAATTATAGCTCCTGAGAGGATAACTTCAGCATTAACTCGTTATATACGTTTTTAA
- a CDS encoding peptide ABC transporter substrate-binding protein, whose translation MSKSVLKKSLVMFVALVLLAAALTGCGVRGGNSGKTPDNGANPGSDGTGEDFVIDVQVGPEPETIDPTMNTAVDGASLINHVFEGLMKLDKDGNIVSGAAESYKVSTDGLVYTFKLREDAKWSDGKDLTADSFVYSWQRLADPATASEYNYMIDMVMNAADIMAGNKDKSELGIKAVDSKTVEVTINVATPYFLEICAFPATYPLREDIVSAAPDTWYQEPSTYIGNGPYVVDTWTHQSMIVMKQNPNYYGVAELGPETINFHLIEDYNTILASFENGEILFGDNLPSEEIERMTGKGLYTEGQLGNYFLCLNNEVEVLKDAKVRKALALAIDRNYIVKSVSKAGEQPADTFVPTGLTDVDNTKEFHEVAKKWWSVDPADYEANVAEAKKLLAEAGYPDGKGFPSIELMINPGHEARAEAVIYMWQQELGITATIASQDWAVFSQTRTDGNYEIARHGWLADYNDPISFLDMWVTGGGTNDAQFSNAEYDKLIAQVKASSDREERIKLMHQAEEILAEEVPIIPLYFYTDLYLKSDKLEGFYSSPLGYKYFMYTSVKE comes from the coding sequence ATGAGTAAATCAGTATTGAAAAAATCACTTGTAATGTTTGTGGCCTTAGTACTTTTAGCAGCAGCTTTAACCGGCTGTGGGGTAAGAGGCGGCAATTCCGGTAAAACACCGGATAACGGAGCTAATCCTGGTTCAGATGGGACTGGAGAAGACTTTGTAATTGATGTGCAGGTAGGTCCTGAACCAGAAACAATTGATCCTACTATGAATACGGCAGTAGACGGTGCATCACTTATTAACCATGTGTTTGAAGGACTTATGAAACTAGATAAGGATGGTAATATTGTAAGCGGTGCAGCAGAAAGTTATAAAGTAAGTACAGATGGGTTGGTTTATACCTTTAAACTCAGAGAGGATGCAAAATGGTCTGATGGGAAAGATTTAACAGCAGACTCCTTTGTATATTCCTGGCAGAGGTTGGCAGATCCTGCTACGGCTTCTGAATATAATTATATGATTGATATGGTTATGAATGCTGCTGATATCATGGCAGGGAATAAAGATAAGTCAGAGCTGGGCATTAAAGCAGTTGACAGTAAGACAGTTGAAGTCACTATAAATGTAGCAACACCTTATTTTCTGGAAATTTGTGCATTTCCTGCTACGTATCCTTTAAGAGAGGATATAGTATCTGCCGCACCGGATACCTGGTACCAGGAGCCTTCTACTTACATTGGTAACGGACCATATGTGGTAGATACCTGGACTCACCAATCCATGATTGTGATGAAACAGAATCCTAATTATTATGGTGTGGCGGAGTTGGGGCCTGAAACAATTAATTTCCATTTAATTGAGGATTATAATACCATTCTGGCTTCTTTTGAAAATGGTGAGATTTTATTTGGAGACAATCTTCCAAGTGAAGAAATTGAAAGAATGACAGGCAAAGGTTTGTACACAGAAGGACAGTTAGGTAACTATTTTTTGTGTTTAAATAACGAAGTCGAAGTACTAAAGGATGCAAAGGTCAGAAAGGCCTTGGCTCTTGCAATAGATAGAAATTATATTGTTAAGTCTGTTTCAAAAGCTGGAGAACAGCCCGCAGATACTTTTGTACCTACAGGACTTACGGATGTGGATAATACAAAAGAATTCCATGAGGTGGCAAAGAAATGGTGGAGTGTTGACCCAGCAGATTACGAAGCGAATGTGGCAGAAGCAAAGAAACTGCTTGCAGAGGCAGGATATCCAGATGGAAAAGGCTTTCCAAGCATAGAATTAATGATTAATCCTGGACACGAAGCCAGAGCAGAAGCTGTTATTTATATGTGGCAGCAGGAGTTGGGAATTACTGCAACGATTGCTTCTCAAGACTGGGCGGTATTTTCGCAGACAAGAACGGACGGTAATTATGAAATAGCCCGCCATGGTTGGCTGGCAGATTATAACGACCCGATTTCTTTCCTGGATATGTGGGTTACAGGAGGCGGAACCAATGATGCCCAATTTTCTAATGCAGAGTACGATAAATTAATCGCTCAGGTAAAAGCATCCTCAGACAGAGAAGAGAGAATTAAATTAATGCATCAAGCGGAAGAAATTCTTGCAGAGGAAGTGCCGATTATACCTTTGTACTTCTATACAGATTTATACTTAAAATCTGATAAACTGGAAGGTTTTTATTCTTCTCCGCTTGGTTATAAGTATTTTATGTATACAAGTGTAAAAGAATAG
- a CDS encoding ABC transporter ATP-binding protein: protein MTKQKEENKLIEIQNLKKYFTVKNGFKTAKVKAVDDVSLYIKKGETLGLVGESGCGKTTFGRTIIRLYEPTEGKIIYGGEDITHKNMYAYRRKMQIIFQDPYASLNPRMTVGDIVGEPLEIHKMYTSKKEKQEKIYALIETVGLNREHANRFPHEFSGGQRQRIGIARALAVDPEFIVCDEPVSALDVSIQAQIVNMLEDLQAEKEFTYLFIAHDLSIVKHISNRIGVMYLGHLVELTESNELYKNPLHPYTQTLLSAIPVADPKTSREKKRIILKGDIPSPINPPSGCPFRTRCPRATDICVEQMPPLVDYGSRHYAACHHI, encoded by the coding sequence ATGACAAAACAAAAGGAAGAGAATAAATTAATTGAAATACAGAATTTGAAAAAATATTTTACAGTTAAGAATGGTTTTAAAACAGCCAAAGTAAAGGCAGTTGACGATGTAAGTTTATATATAAAAAAGGGTGAAACATTAGGTCTGGTAGGAGAGAGTGGTTGTGGTAAAACGACCTTTGGACGTACGATTATACGTTTATACGAGCCTACGGAGGGGAAAATAATCTATGGCGGAGAGGATATTACTCATAAAAATATGTATGCTTACCGTAGGAAAATGCAGATTATATTTCAGGATCCTTATGCTTCCTTAAATCCAAGAATGACAGTTGGAGACATTGTAGGTGAGCCACTCGAAATTCATAAAATGTACACTTCCAAAAAAGAAAAGCAGGAAAAGATTTATGCCCTCATAGAAACCGTTGGGTTAAATAGAGAACATGCCAATCGGTTTCCTCACGAGTTTTCAGGAGGCCAACGGCAAAGAATAGGTATTGCAAGAGCATTGGCAGTGGATCCTGAGTTTATTGTATGTGATGAACCGGTATCGGCCCTGGATGTATCCATACAGGCTCAGATTGTCAATATGTTAGAAGATTTGCAGGCAGAAAAGGAGTTTACGTATTTGTTTATTGCCCATGACTTGTCCATTGTAAAGCATATTAGTAATCGTATAGGAGTTATGTATTTAGGACATTTGGTTGAATTAACCGAAAGCAATGAGCTTTATAAAAATCCGCTACATCCTTACACCCAAACCCTTCTGTCAGCTATTCCGGTAGCAGATCCAAAAACGAGCAGGGAGAAGAAACGGATTATTTTAAAAGGCGATATACCAAGTCCTATCAATCCCCCCAGTGGATGTCCATTTCGAACCAGATGTCCTCGTGCAACGGATATATGTGTAGAACAGATGCCGCCATTAGTAGATTACGGTTCCAGGCACTATGCCGCCTGCCACCACATTTAA
- a CDS encoding ABC transporter ATP-binding protein translates to MSETGKENLLEVKDLEVSFFTFAGEVKAVRGISYQLKPGEVLGIVGESGSGKSVSSYGLMGIIPEPGRVIGGKILFDGKDITALSEKELQKIRGKDIGMIFQDPMTSLNPVYTVGNQIDESLRKHTSFNKEQRKVRMLELFQLVGINQPEKRINQYPHEFSGGMRQRVMIAMALACNPKLLIADEPTTALDVTIQAQIIELLKELKERIDMSIIFITHDLGVIADICDKVAVMYAGNIIETGSIDEIFYEPKHPYTWGLLKSMPKLVVSEHERLIPIEGNPVDLINPPRGCAFAPRCKYCMKVCIDKIPPVCTEDRGHAALCWLPVKEAYEKEAAHDKTKGRE, encoded by the coding sequence GTGTCTGAAACAGGAAAAGAAAATTTATTGGAAGTAAAGGATTTGGAGGTTAGTTTTTTTACCTTTGCAGGTGAAGTAAAAGCAGTAAGAGGCATCTCTTATCAATTAAAGCCAGGTGAGGTACTTGGAATTGTCGGCGAGTCAGGCAGTGGAAAATCTGTCTCATCGTATGGTCTAATGGGAATTATTCCTGAACCGGGCAGAGTAATCGGCGGCAAAATCTTATTTGATGGGAAAGATATTACAGCCTTAAGTGAAAAAGAGCTGCAAAAAATTAGGGGTAAGGATATCGGAATGATATTTCAGGACCCCATGACTTCGTTAAATCCTGTATATACAGTAGGCAATCAAATCGATGAGTCTTTAAGAAAACACACTTCTTTCAATAAAGAACAACGAAAGGTAAGAATGCTTGAGTTATTTCAGTTAGTCGGCATTAACCAACCGGAAAAAAGAATCAATCAGTATCCTCATGAATTTTCAGGAGGGATGAGACAGCGTGTTATGATTGCGATGGCTTTGGCCTGCAATCCGAAACTGTTAATAGCGGATGAACCTACCACCGCTTTAGATGTAACCATACAGGCTCAGATTATTGAATTATTAAAGGAATTAAAAGAAAGAATTGATATGAGTATTATCTTTATAACCCATGATTTAGGAGTAATTGCTGATATCTGTGATAAGGTAGCTGTTATGTACGCGGGTAACATTATAGAAACCGGAAGTATTGATGAGATATTCTACGAACCGAAGCATCCCTATACCTGGGGACTTTTAAAATCCATGCCGAAGTTAGTTGTAAGTGAGCATGAAAGACTTATACCAATTGAAGGAAATCCGGTAGATTTAATTAATCCTCCTAGGGGCTGTGCATTTGCACCCAGATGCAAGTATTGCATGAAAGTCTGTATCGATAAAATTCCTCCGGTTTGCACAGAGGATAGAGGTCATGCTGCACTATGCTGGTTACCGGTTAAAGAGGCATATGAGAAGGAGGCAGCTCATGACAAAACAAAAGGAAGAGAATAA
- a CDS encoding ABC transporter permease — protein sequence MTFDKIDRLSLQAAYTNEDFSPVSEQEQSSLSKLTENTSYWKDALRRLKQNKIAIVAFVVILLFILFAFVGPALSPYTYDQQIRGDENMTPNMKHPFGTDQLGRDLLVRVMIGSRISLVIGVGSALIVLVIGSLYGAVSGLLGGIADNIMMRIVEIIYSVPDILVIILLQIVIKEPLVKAFNSGSILSGLQTLGPGIVAIFIVYGMLYWVGMARIVRGQVLQVKQMEFVNAATALGAGKRRLILKHLLPNCIGTLIVTTMLQIPSAIFTESFLSFLGLGVSAPLASLGSLSAEALNGIQSYPHRLLFPAIAISVIILAFNLFGDGLRDALDPKLKK from the coding sequence ATGACATTTGATAAAATAGATAGATTAAGTCTGCAGGCTGCATATACAAACGAGGATTTTTCACCCGTAAGTGAACAGGAACAAAGCAGTTTATCAAAACTTACAGAAAATACAAGCTACTGGAAGGATGCTCTTAGAAGGTTAAAACAAAATAAAATAGCTATTGTTGCCTTTGTCGTCATTTTGCTATTTATTTTATTTGCTTTTGTAGGTCCTGCACTATCCCCTTACACTTATGACCAGCAAATCAGGGGAGATGAAAATATGACACCGAATATGAAACATCCCTTTGGAACAGACCAACTAGGAAGAGACTTATTGGTGCGTGTTATGATAGGTTCTAGAATCTCCCTTGTAATTGGAGTTGGTTCCGCACTTATTGTTTTAGTAATAGGTTCACTTTATGGTGCTGTATCCGGTCTTTTGGGTGGAATAGCAGATAATATTATGATGCGTATTGTTGAAATTATATATTCTGTACCGGATATTCTGGTTATTATTTTGCTCCAAATTGTGATTAAGGAACCCTTGGTAAAGGCCTTTAATTCAGGATCTATTTTATCCGGTCTTCAAACTCTGGGGCCGGGCATTGTAGCTATTTTCATTGTTTATGGAATGCTCTACTGGGTGGGGATGGCTAGAATTGTTAGAGGGCAGGTATTGCAGGTAAAGCAGATGGAATTTGTCAATGCCGCTACGGCTTTAGGAGCAGGAAAGCGTCGTTTGATTCTAAAACATTTATTGCCAAACTGTATCGGAACACTAATTGTAACGACAATGTTACAGATTCCTTCAGCGATTTTTACCGAATCCTTCTTAAGCTTCTTAGGACTTGGTGTATCAGCTCCCTTGGCCAGCTTAGGCAGTTTATCCGCGGAGGCTTTAAATGGAATCCAATCCTATCCTCACCGTTTGTTATTTCCGGCTATAGCGATTAGTGTTATTATTCTGGCATTTAATCTGTTCGGTGACGGTCTCCGTGACGCACTGGATCCAAAACTAAAGAAATAG
- a CDS encoding ABC transporter permease: MGKYILKRIVAALLTIFIAATITFFIMNFVPGNPFLGEKPPSESVMKALMEKYGLDKPLVVQYKNYLLNLLKGDFGISYKLQKNRAIIDIIKESFPVSAKLGAWAILLAILGGIPLGSIAAFKRNKLGDNIIRIFSTMGISIPGFVIATTTMILFAVKLKILPSSGLNTLSGYILPIFTLSLYPMCYIARLMRSSMLEAFSQDYIRTAKAKGMGSFVITFKHALRNSLIPVITYLGPLVANVLTGAFVVEQVFNIPGLGRYFVKAINARDYMVIMGTTVFLATFVILMNLLCDILYKVVDPRIKLGEE, encoded by the coding sequence ATGGGTAAGTATATTTTGAAAAGAATAGTTGCAGCCTTATTAACAATTTTTATTGCTGCAACCATCACATTTTTTATTATGAATTTTGTACCGGGAAATCCGTTTTTGGGAGAGAAACCTCCCAGTGAGTCAGTTATGAAGGCTCTCATGGAAAAGTATGGTCTTGATAAACCTCTGGTGGTTCAATATAAAAACTATCTTCTGAATCTATTAAAAGGTGATTTTGGAATAAGCTACAAGCTTCAAAAAAATAGGGCAATTATAGATATTATAAAAGAATCCTTTCCTGTCTCAGCAAAACTAGGAGCCTGGGCTATTTTACTTGCCATTTTAGGAGGTATTCCTTTAGGTTCTATAGCAGCTTTTAAAAGAAACAAATTAGGGGATAATATTATCCGAATATTTTCTACCATGGGTATTTCCATTCCTGGTTTTGTTATAGCTACGACGACTATGATACTCTTCGCCGTAAAATTAAAGATTTTACCTTCGTCCGGGCTGAATACTCTCTCTGGTTATATACTTCCCATATTTACCCTCAGTCTTTATCCCATGTGTTATATTGCCAGACTAATGCGCTCTAGTATGCTGGAAGCCTTTAGCCAGGATTATATAAGGACTGCCAAAGCTAAGGGTATGGGTAGTTTCGTAATCACCTTTAAGCATGCTTTGCGTAATTCTCTCATACCCGTAATAACTTATTTAGGACCATTGGTTGCTAATGTTTTAACAGGAGCCTTCGTTGTGGAACAGGTATTTAATATTCCTGGGCTTGGCAGGTATTTTGTAAAAGCAATTAACGCCAGAGATTATATGGTAATTATGGGAACTACCGTATTCTTAGCTACGTTTGTCATCTTAATGAATCTGCTTTGTGACATCTTATATAAGGTTGTAGATCCAAGAATCAAACTAGGGGAAGAATAA
- the eno gene encoding phosphopyruvate hydratase — MNKNLAIEKVVGREILDSRGNPTVEVEVVLADGSIGRAAVPSGASTGAFEAVELRDNDKSRYLGNGVRNAVSNVNTTIAETITGMNALNQVEIDKKMIEADGTDNKGRLGANAILGASLAVAKAAAESLKLPLYQYIGGVNAKVLPVPMMNIINGGKHADSSLNIQEFMIMPVGAETFSDGLEWSTTVFHTLKKLLKNDGYVTAVGDEGGFAPKFGSDAEALDYIVKAIREAGYEPGKDFYIAMDVASTEMYEEAKKEGRAGEYLFWKSGEYKSVDAMIDYLEELCNKYPIMSIEDGLAEEDFSGWKKLTERLGSRIQLVGDDLFVTNTKRIKEGMDLGISNSVLIKFNQIGTLTETLEAIEMAKNSGWTAIVSHRSGETEDVTLADIAVATNAGQIKTGAPSRSDRVAKYNRLLRIEHQLGETAVYPGKEAFKIKSIK, encoded by the coding sequence ATGAATAAGAATTTGGCAATTGAAAAAGTTGTAGGTAGAGAAATACTTGATTCTAGGGGTAATCCGACAGTTGAAGTTGAAGTTGTCTTAGCTGATGGCAGCATTGGCAGAGCAGCGGTTCCCTCAGGTGCATCTACGGGAGCTTTTGAAGCGGTAGAATTAAGAGACAATGATAAAAGTAGGTACCTTGGAAATGGTGTAAGAAATGCGGTTAGTAATGTGAATACGACTATTGCCGAAACCATTACAGGAATGAATGCTTTGAATCAGGTAGAAATTGACAAGAAAATGATTGAAGCAGACGGTACCGACAACAAAGGACGTTTAGGTGCCAATGCAATATTAGGTGCATCCCTTGCAGTGGCAAAAGCGGCAGCAGAATCCTTAAAACTTCCTTTATACCAGTATATTGGAGGGGTTAATGCTAAGGTACTTCCGGTTCCTATGATGAATATTATCAATGGAGGAAAGCATGCGGATTCCAGCTTAAATATTCAGGAATTTATGATAATGCCGGTTGGCGCAGAAACTTTTTCCGATGGTCTGGAATGGAGTACTACGGTATTTCACACCTTAAAGAAATTGTTAAAGAATGACGGTTATGTAACGGCTGTTGGTGATGAAGGCGGCTTTGCACCGAAATTCGGGAGTGATGCCGAGGCGCTCGACTATATAGTTAAGGCAATCAGGGAAGCCGGATACGAACCGGGTAAGGATTTTTATATTGCAATGGATGTGGCCTCTACAGAAATGTATGAAGAAGCAAAAAAAGAAGGCAGAGCAGGAGAGTATCTGTTTTGGAAATCCGGAGAATATAAGAGTGTTGATGCAATGATAGATTACTTGGAAGAGTTATGCAACAAGTATCCGATTATGTCTATTGAAGACGGTTTGGCTGAGGAAGACTTTAGTGGGTGGAAAAAGCTTACGGAAAGACTGGGAAGCCGCATTCAGTTAGTTGGAGATGATTTATTTGTAACGAATACCAAACGTATTAAAGAGGGAATGGATTTAGGAATTTCTAATTCTGTATTAATCAAGTTTAACCAGATAGGAACACTTACTGAAACGCTGGAAGCAATTGAAATGGCTAAAAATAGTGGATGGACAGCGATTGTTTCTCACAGATCCGGCGAGACAGAAGATGTTACGTTGGCAGATATTGCGGTTGCTACTAATGCAGGGCAGATTAAGACCGGCGCACCATCCAGAAGTGATCGTGTGGCGAAATACAACAGACTGTTAAGAATTGAGCATCAACTGGGAGAAACGGCTGTATATCCCGGAAAAGAAGCTTTCAAAATTAAATCTATCAAATAA
- a CDS encoding carboxypeptidase M32 yields MSQTFEKLKQYIDKSMAYQTALTLLHWDLETLAPEESMNNTAKVIGLLSGEEFKSIINDDVRQLLEELGQPKEQEMLSFNQKAIVKALTKSYEQMEHIPPEEYQAYGELTAKASAIWAKAKEANSFEDFRPTLSDIIAYQKKFAGYRSKEGDKLYNLLLNDYEEGFSMEKLDAFFNKIKAAIIPLLKEVAAKQDSIDKSYNNLHYDKEKQLNFAKFVSEYVGYDFKKGVLAESAHPFTTHLHNHDVRITTHIYENNLESSIFSVIHESGHGIYEMYVDDAITMTPVGQGSSMGIHESQSRFYENIIGRSQAFWTPLYPKLQETFPEQLSNVTLLQFVKGINKAVPSLIRTEADELSYSLHIIIRYEIEKMLFEDEIKVEDLPTVWNQKYEEYLGIEPETDSDGVLQDIHWSGGMFGYFPSYALGSAIAAQLYYYMRSVMPLETYLKEGNLVPIREFLNNAIHKYGATKNTNELLMELMNEELNADYYIKYLTEKYTKLYNL; encoded by the coding sequence ATGAGTCAAACTTTCGAAAAATTAAAACAGTACATTGATAAGTCTATGGCTTATCAGACTGCTCTTACCTTGTTGCATTGGGATTTAGAAACCCTTGCACCAGAAGAATCCATGAATAATACTGCAAAAGTTATCGGCCTGTTATCCGGTGAAGAATTTAAGTCTATTATTAATGACGACGTAAGACAGCTATTAGAAGAATTAGGTCAACCAAAAGAACAGGAAATGCTTAGCTTTAACCAAAAAGCAATCGTGAAAGCCTTAACAAAGAGCTATGAGCAGATGGAACATATTCCACCGGAAGAATACCAGGCATATGGAGAATTAACCGCCAAGGCTTCAGCTATATGGGCAAAAGCGAAAGAAGCTAATTCCTTTGAGGATTTCAGACCTACCCTTTCCGATATCATAGCCTACCAGAAAAAGTTTGCAGGATACCGCAGTAAGGAAGGGGACAAGTTATACAACCTTTTATTAAATGATTACGAAGAGGGCTTTTCCATGGAAAAGCTGGATGCGTTCTTTAACAAAATCAAAGCTGCTATTATTCCCTTGTTAAAAGAAGTTGCCGCAAAACAGGATTCTATTGATAAATCCTATAACAATCTTCATTATGATAAAGAAAAACAGCTTAATTTTGCTAAATTTGTAAGTGAATATGTTGGCTATGATTTTAAGAAAGGTGTTCTTGCAGAAAGTGCCCATCCATTTACCACGCATCTTCATAATCACGATGTACGCATTACCACTCATATTTATGAGAATAATTTAGAAAGTTCCATCTTTTCTGTTATTCATGAAAGCGGACATGGCATTTATGAAATGTATGTGGATGACGCTATTACAATGACCCCTGTTGGCCAGGGCTCTTCTATGGGCATCCATGAATCCCAATCCCGCTTTTATGAAAATATTATCGGACGCAGCCAGGCATTCTGGACTCCCTTATATCCCAAGTTACAGGAAACCTTCCCGGAACAGCTTAGCAATGTTACTCTTCTACAGTTTGTAAAAGGCATTAATAAAGCCGTGCCAAGTTTAATACGTACTGAAGCAGATGAATTATCCTATTCCCTGCACATTATCATCCGGTATGAAATAGAAAAGATGCTATTTGAAGACGAAATCAAAGTCGAAGATTTGCCAACGGTATGGAACCAAAAATACGAAGAGTATTTAGGCATTGAACCAGAAACTGACAGCGATGGTGTTCTTCAAGACATTCATTGGTCAGGTGGTATGTTTGGCTACTTTCCGTCTTATGCTCTTGGCAGCGCAATTGCGGCACAACTTTATTATTACATGCGTTCTGTTATGCCTTTAGAAACCTATCTAAAGGAAGGCAATTTAGTACCTATTCGCGAGTTTTTGAATAATGCCATTCATAAATATGGGGCAACCAAAAACACCAATGAACTTTTAATGGAGCTCATGAACGAAGAACTAAATGCCGATTATTATATTAAGTATTTGACTGAAAAATATACAAAGCTTTATAATCTATAA